From one Lasioglossum baleicum chromosome 11, iyLasBale1, whole genome shotgun sequence genomic stretch:
- the LOC143213288 gene encoding uncharacterized protein LOC143213288 isoform X5: MPGESDWRRSTFPPGDLKMLGNFGSNQSILGFLSSKDTQDVDLDAILGELCALERRCDGDIAATSAPDAQRQGRPNSTRITPGDNTDIGKNEGAMRTDSPDNDSAFSDTVSMLSSESSASSSGSGHKPPQTAMHTAPQQQPHQIMDAASRVKAEKIRLALEKMREASVQKLFIKAFTLDGSGKSLLVDEGMSVAHVCRLLADKNHVPMDPKWAVVEHLPDLFMERVYEDHELLVENLLLWTRDSKNKLLFVERPDKTQLFLNPERFLLGPSDRSSAEYDDHSRNILLEEFFSSSNVGVPEVEGPLYLKSDSKKGWKRYHFILRASGLYYWPKEKARTARDLVCLATFDVNQIYYGVGWKKKYKAPTDFCFAVKHPRLQQPKSTKYIKFLCADDNASLERWMVGIRVAKYGRQLMENYRTLIDELAQEDLDLLAHARSCSVSSIAVPPQNQTQYNTSNDNARQFTENSRNGTETTNTRQYDGQRQSYNSDQRQNYNTDGRLSRASSSSSSGCLSDGAPSSCEVAFECGEFPTGTIKRKPSMNPKLPLTSITRQLKEVGETVRDEPDSCPSPTSSGSGTLTRRHSRRRSGTDSDGSGTLKRHHRSSNATPVSPVPPGTPVRERASPMGYNRTESQESKTPTSPIPPSMMDSITSLPPPPSPSRVAEETESDNEPLPPPPPEMFRSNLSLDSLPPPPAPGEIPVCNTPELSGSSLSLASLPPPPSPLVGETGTIRRARPKQSTPTNSVTPENTPTHTPSRPSNNQQMYTNANNAVQNNTAVQNSQSYNLNAQNSLHANNSANSVASSHSSYPGSSASTPTYAPSSPNFASPPPFVAPPAYGVQQQHGNSQSLTRQNSKAESIYGTHSLPHSTVQPIRPNPNMDTVRRSAMKQSSSHYAAPPYLAELKAASSPQPQRRVTIQEPPTSPKSKTGTGKKITFNLPPQQEPGSPALPQRKPMPPRRSDSTRLTSPKKLAASDQAPPGDFLKDLQRVMRKKWQVAQKCKLDTTTTPHEVLGFRDPPPAVADYRETNVSNWVQEHYGADNLYENVYTTDPHAPVEYASSPARQPTVRFADENRSINIVNAIANKRRPPPPPPKRAETTHLTTTRAMH; this comes from the exons CTATGCGAACCGATAGTCCTGACAATGACAGCGCATTCTCGGACACGGTCTCGATGCTGTCCAGCGAGAGCTCCGCGAGCAGCAGCGGCTCTGGACACAAACCTCCTCAGACCGCCATGCACACAGCCCCTCAACAGCAACCCCATCAAATTATGG ACGCTGCAAGCAGAGTCAAAGCAGAGAAGATACGATTGGCACTGGAGAAAATGCGCGAGGCGAGTGTCCAGAAGCTGTTCATTAAAGCGTTCACACTGGACGGCAGTGGGAAAAGTTTACTCGTTGATGAGGGAATGAGCGTGGCTCATGTTTGTAGGCTACTCGCCGACAAGAATCACGTGCCAATGGATCCAAAGTGGGCTGTAGTCGAGCATTTGCCTGATCTCTTCATGG AGCGAGTTTACGAGGATCACGAGCTGCTGGTGGAAAATCTGTTATTGTGGACGAGGGATTCGAAGAATAAGCTACTTTTCGTCGAACGGCCAGACAAAACTCAGCTATTCCTTAATCCGGAAAGGTTCCTCCTCGGCCCATCGGACAGAAGTAGCGCGGAATACGATGACCACTCGCGCAATATCCTTCTTGAAGAATTCTTCTCCAGCAGCAATGTTGGCGTACCAGAG GTCGAGGGGCCCTTATATTTGAAATCAGACAGCAAGAAAGGTTGGAAAAGGTACCACTTCATCCTAAGAGCTTCCGGCCTCTACTATTGGCCGAAGGAAAAGGCTCGTACCGCGCGTGATCTGGTTTGTCTGGCAACATTCGACGTGAATCAAATCTACTATGGCGTTGGCTGGAAAAAGAAGTATAAAGCGCCGACGGATTTCTGCTTCGCGGTGAAGCATCCGAGGCTGCAGCAGCCGAAATCCACAAAGTATATTAAGTTCCTTTGCGCGGATGACAACGCGTCTTTGGAACGATGGATGGTCGGGATCAGAGTGGCCAAGTATGGCAGACAGCTGATGGAGAATTACAGAACTCTGATCGATGAGCTGGCGCAGGAAGATCTCGATCTGCTCGCGCATGCCAGATCGTGTTCCGTTAGCTCGATCGCTGTGCCGCCTCAGAATCAAACACAGTACAACACCAGCAACGACAATGCTCGCCAATTCACGGAAAATTCGCGGAACGGTACAGAGACTACCAACACCAGACAGTACGATGGTCAGAGGCAAAGTTATAATTCCGATCAACGACAGAATTACAATACCGACGGGAGGCTAAGCAGAGCCAGCAGTTCGAGTTCCAGCGGGTGTCTATCGGATGGAGCGCCAAGCAGTTGCGAG GTAGCTTTCGAGTGTGGCGAATTTCCAACGGGAACGATAAAGAGGAAACCCTCGATGAACCCGAAACTGCCTCTTACATCGATCACGCGACAATTGAAGGAAGTAGGCGAAACGGTTCGAGACGAGCCAGACTCCTGTCCGAGTCCTACGAGCTCGGGATCCGGTACGTTGACCAGAAGACACAGTCGTAGAAGGAGTGGCACCGATTCCGACGGGTCTGGAACGCTGAAGAGACACCACCGATCCAGCAACGCAACTCCGGTCAGTCCTGTACCCCCCGGTACACCAGTCAGAGAGAGGGCCAGCCCTATGGGATACAACAGAACGGAAAGTCAAGAATCGAAAACACCGACAAGTCCTATTCCACCGTCTATG ATGGATTCGATCACTTCGCTGCCCCCGCCACCGTCGCCATCAAGAGTCGCCGAGGAAACCGAGTCAGACAACGAACCACTCCCGCCGCCTCCGCCCGAGATGTTTAGATCGAATCTCTCCCTGGACTCGTTGCCACCACCTCCAGCGCCTGGCGAAATCCCAGTGTGCAACACGCCTGAGCTATCCGGTTCATCGTTAAGTCTGGCGTCGCTCCCGCCACCCCCGAGCCCGTTGGTAGGAGAAACAGGGACGATCCGACGTGCAAGGCCCAAACAGTCCACTCCGACGAACTCGGTGACGCCCGAGAACACGCCAACGCACACTCCGTCGAGGCCGTCGAACAACCAGCAAATGTACACGAACGCGAACAACGCTGTACAGAATAACACCGCGGTACAGAACAGTCAGAGCTACAACTTGAACGCGCAGAACTCTCTCCACGCGAACAACTCGGCGAACTCGGTGGCTTCATCGCACAGCTCGTACCCAGGATCCAGCGCGAGTACACCCACGTACGCGCCAAGTTCTCCAAACTTTGCTTCGCCTCCCCCGTTCGTTGCTCCTCCGGCTTATGGCGTTCAGCAGCAGCACGGCAATTCGCAGAGCCTGACGAGGCAGAACTCGAAAGCGGAGTCGATATACGGGACTCATTCCCTGCCGCACTCGACGGTCCAACCGATTAGGCCGAACCCGAACATGGATACCGTGCGACGAAGTGCCATGAAACAGAGCTCGAGCCACTACGCAGCTCCACCTTATCTAGCGGAACTGAAGGCGGCGTCCAGTCCTCAGCCGCAACGCAGGGTGACTATTCAAGAACCGCCGACATCGCCGAAGTCGAAAACTGGTACGGGCAAGAAGATCACCTTCAACCTTCCGCCGCAACAAGAACCGGGAAGTCCTGCTCTGCCGCAAAGAAAACCCATGCCGCCGAGGAGATCGGACAGCACGAGGCTCACGTCTCCTAAGAAACTCGCTGCGTCCGATCAAGCTCCACCCGGCGATTTCCTGAAGGATCTCCAGAGGGTGATGAGGAAGAAGTGGCAGGTGGCGCAGAAGTGTAAACTCGACACGACCACCACTCCGCACGAGGTACTTGGCTTTCGCGATCCACCGCCCGCCGTGGCCGACTACAGGGAAACTAACGTATCGAACTGGGTTCAGGAACACTACGGGGCCGACAACCTGTACGAGAACGTTTATACAACGGACCCCCATGCTCCCGTGGAGTACGCTTCCAGCCCGGCCCGGCAGCCGACCGTCAGATTCGCCGATGAGAATCGCAGCATCAACATCGTGAACGCCATCGCCAACAAGAGAAGACCACCTCCACCACCACCGAAAAGGGCAGAGACCACACATTTGACCACCACCAGAGCGATGCACTGA
- the LOC143213288 gene encoding uncharacterized protein LOC143213288 isoform X4 — MDRFFRWKSHKAQDDGLDNVSSATLRPFNSDINTPRIDSYRFSMANLEDTQDVDLDAILGELCALERRCDGDIAATSAPDAQRQGRPNSTRITPGDNTDIGKNEGAMRTDSPDNDSAFSDTVSMLSSESSASSSGSGHKPPQTAMHTAPQQQPHQIMDAASRVKAEKIRLALEKMREASVQKLFIKAFTLDGSGKSLLVDEGMSVAHVCRLLADKNHVPMDPKWAVVEHLPDLFMERVYEDHELLVENLLLWTRDSKNKLLFVERPDKTQLFLNPERFLLGPSDRSSAEYDDHSRNILLEEFFSSSNVGVPEVEGPLYLKSDSKKGWKRYHFILRASGLYYWPKEKARTARDLVCLATFDVNQIYYGVGWKKKYKAPTDFCFAVKHPRLQQPKSTKYIKFLCADDNASLERWMVGIRVAKYGRQLMENYRTLIDELAQEDLDLLAHARSCSVSSIAVPPQNQTQYNTSNDNARQFTENSRNGTETTNTRQYDGQRQSYNSDQRQNYNTDGRLSRASSSSSSGCLSDGAPSSCEVAFECGEFPTGTIKRKPSMNPKLPLTSITRQLKEVGETVRDEPDSCPSPTSSGSGTLTRRHSRRRSGTDSDGSGTLKRHHRSSNATPVSPVPPGTPVRERASPMGYNRTESQESKTPTSPIPPSMMDSITSLPPPPSPSRVAEETESDNEPLPPPPPEMFRSNLSLDSLPPPPAPGEIPVCNTPELSGSSLSLASLPPPPSPLVGETGTIRRARPKQSTPTNSVTPENTPTHTPSRPSNNQQMYTNANNAVQNNTAVQNSQSYNLNAQNSLHANNSANSVASSHSSYPGSSASTPTYAPSSPNFASPPPFVAPPAYGVQQQHGNSQSLTRQNSKAESIYGTHSLPHSTVQPIRPNPNMDTVRRSAMKQSSSHYAAPPYLAELKAASSPQPQRRVTIQEPPTSPKSKTGTGKKITFNLPPQQEPGSPALPQRKPMPPRRSDSTRLTSPKKLAASDQAPPGDFLKDLQRVMRKKWQVAQKCKLDTTTTPHEVLGFRDPPPAVADYRETNVSNWVQEHYGADNLYENVYTTDPHAPVEYASSPARQPTVRFADENRSINIVNAIANKRRPPPPPPKRAETTHLTTTRAMH, encoded by the exons CTATGCGAACCGATAGTCCTGACAATGACAGCGCATTCTCGGACACGGTCTCGATGCTGTCCAGCGAGAGCTCCGCGAGCAGCAGCGGCTCTGGACACAAACCTCCTCAGACCGCCATGCACACAGCCCCTCAACAGCAACCCCATCAAATTATGG ACGCTGCAAGCAGAGTCAAAGCAGAGAAGATACGATTGGCACTGGAGAAAATGCGCGAGGCGAGTGTCCAGAAGCTGTTCATTAAAGCGTTCACACTGGACGGCAGTGGGAAAAGTTTACTCGTTGATGAGGGAATGAGCGTGGCTCATGTTTGTAGGCTACTCGCCGACAAGAATCACGTGCCAATGGATCCAAAGTGGGCTGTAGTCGAGCATTTGCCTGATCTCTTCATGG AGCGAGTTTACGAGGATCACGAGCTGCTGGTGGAAAATCTGTTATTGTGGACGAGGGATTCGAAGAATAAGCTACTTTTCGTCGAACGGCCAGACAAAACTCAGCTATTCCTTAATCCGGAAAGGTTCCTCCTCGGCCCATCGGACAGAAGTAGCGCGGAATACGATGACCACTCGCGCAATATCCTTCTTGAAGAATTCTTCTCCAGCAGCAATGTTGGCGTACCAGAG GTCGAGGGGCCCTTATATTTGAAATCAGACAGCAAGAAAGGTTGGAAAAGGTACCACTTCATCCTAAGAGCTTCCGGCCTCTACTATTGGCCGAAGGAAAAGGCTCGTACCGCGCGTGATCTGGTTTGTCTGGCAACATTCGACGTGAATCAAATCTACTATGGCGTTGGCTGGAAAAAGAAGTATAAAGCGCCGACGGATTTCTGCTTCGCGGTGAAGCATCCGAGGCTGCAGCAGCCGAAATCCACAAAGTATATTAAGTTCCTTTGCGCGGATGACAACGCGTCTTTGGAACGATGGATGGTCGGGATCAGAGTGGCCAAGTATGGCAGACAGCTGATGGAGAATTACAGAACTCTGATCGATGAGCTGGCGCAGGAAGATCTCGATCTGCTCGCGCATGCCAGATCGTGTTCCGTTAGCTCGATCGCTGTGCCGCCTCAGAATCAAACACAGTACAACACCAGCAACGACAATGCTCGCCAATTCACGGAAAATTCGCGGAACGGTACAGAGACTACCAACACCAGACAGTACGATGGTCAGAGGCAAAGTTATAATTCCGATCAACGACAGAATTACAATACCGACGGGAGGCTAAGCAGAGCCAGCAGTTCGAGTTCCAGCGGGTGTCTATCGGATGGAGCGCCAAGCAGTTGCGAG GTAGCTTTCGAGTGTGGCGAATTTCCAACGGGAACGATAAAGAGGAAACCCTCGATGAACCCGAAACTGCCTCTTACATCGATCACGCGACAATTGAAGGAAGTAGGCGAAACGGTTCGAGACGAGCCAGACTCCTGTCCGAGTCCTACGAGCTCGGGATCCGGTACGTTGACCAGAAGACACAGTCGTAGAAGGAGTGGCACCGATTCCGACGGGTCTGGAACGCTGAAGAGACACCACCGATCCAGCAACGCAACTCCGGTCAGTCCTGTACCCCCCGGTACACCAGTCAGAGAGAGGGCCAGCCCTATGGGATACAACAGAACGGAAAGTCAAGAATCGAAAACACCGACAAGTCCTATTCCACCGTCTATG ATGGATTCGATCACTTCGCTGCCCCCGCCACCGTCGCCATCAAGAGTCGCCGAGGAAACCGAGTCAGACAACGAACCACTCCCGCCGCCTCCGCCCGAGATGTTTAGATCGAATCTCTCCCTGGACTCGTTGCCACCACCTCCAGCGCCTGGCGAAATCCCAGTGTGCAACACGCCTGAGCTATCCGGTTCATCGTTAAGTCTGGCGTCGCTCCCGCCACCCCCGAGCCCGTTGGTAGGAGAAACAGGGACGATCCGACGTGCAAGGCCCAAACAGTCCACTCCGACGAACTCGGTGACGCCCGAGAACACGCCAACGCACACTCCGTCGAGGCCGTCGAACAACCAGCAAATGTACACGAACGCGAACAACGCTGTACAGAATAACACCGCGGTACAGAACAGTCAGAGCTACAACTTGAACGCGCAGAACTCTCTCCACGCGAACAACTCGGCGAACTCGGTGGCTTCATCGCACAGCTCGTACCCAGGATCCAGCGCGAGTACACCCACGTACGCGCCAAGTTCTCCAAACTTTGCTTCGCCTCCCCCGTTCGTTGCTCCTCCGGCTTATGGCGTTCAGCAGCAGCACGGCAATTCGCAGAGCCTGACGAGGCAGAACTCGAAAGCGGAGTCGATATACGGGACTCATTCCCTGCCGCACTCGACGGTCCAACCGATTAGGCCGAACCCGAACATGGATACCGTGCGACGAAGTGCCATGAAACAGAGCTCGAGCCACTACGCAGCTCCACCTTATCTAGCGGAACTGAAGGCGGCGTCCAGTCCTCAGCCGCAACGCAGGGTGACTATTCAAGAACCGCCGACATCGCCGAAGTCGAAAACTGGTACGGGCAAGAAGATCACCTTCAACCTTCCGCCGCAACAAGAACCGGGAAGTCCTGCTCTGCCGCAAAGAAAACCCATGCCGCCGAGGAGATCGGACAGCACGAGGCTCACGTCTCCTAAGAAACTCGCTGCGTCCGATCAAGCTCCACCCGGCGATTTCCTGAAGGATCTCCAGAGGGTGATGAGGAAGAAGTGGCAGGTGGCGCAGAAGTGTAAACTCGACACGACCACCACTCCGCACGAGGTACTTGGCTTTCGCGATCCACCGCCCGCCGTGGCCGACTACAGGGAAACTAACGTATCGAACTGGGTTCAGGAACACTACGGGGCCGACAACCTGTACGAGAACGTTTATACAACGGACCCCCATGCTCCCGTGGAGTACGCTTCCAGCCCGGCCCGGCAGCCGACCGTCAGATTCGCCGATGAGAATCGCAGCATCAACATCGTGAACGCCATCGCCAACAAGAGAAGACCACCTCCACCACCACCGAAAAGGGCAGAGACCACACATTTGACCACCACCAGAGCGATGCACTGA